The Streptomyces phaeolivaceus genome has a window encoding:
- a CDS encoding DUF2252 domain-containing protein: protein MSVPQLNDERRGEEILAVFDTAFGQLLAADPAAFRVKFRKMAASAFAFYRGTACLFYKDLDEEKAEGPYLDERTSRVWIHGDLHAENFGTYMDSTGRLIFNVNDFDEAYVAPFTWDLKRFAASVALIGYAKALSDEQITELVETYAAAYRERIHAIATGAKLDEVPPFTLDTAQGPLLDALRDARSLTRFGLLDSMTEIRDFERRFAPGGGSIELDAATRYKVLAAFDGYLETLPESSLTRPDSYRVKDVVGRRGIGIGSAGLPSYNILLEGQSDALENDVVIYIKQAQTPAVSRHITDQRIREYFAHEGHRTVISQRALQAHADPWLGWTELDGAGQLVAEVSPYAVDLDWSDIDDPEEIAAVVADLGRATATMHAAADDLTGQSLVPFSTERAIDAAIAADEEGFAPLLVDFAHAYGARARADHQIFVDLFRNGRIPGL, encoded by the coding sequence ATGTCGGTCCCGCAGCTCAACGACGAGCGACGCGGCGAGGAGATCCTCGCCGTCTTCGACACCGCCTTCGGCCAGCTGCTGGCCGCCGACCCGGCCGCGTTCCGCGTGAAGTTCCGGAAGATGGCGGCCTCGGCCTTCGCGTTCTACCGGGGCACCGCGTGCCTGTTCTACAAGGACCTGGACGAGGAGAAGGCCGAGGGGCCCTACCTCGACGAGCGCACCTCGCGCGTGTGGATCCACGGCGATCTGCACGCGGAGAACTTCGGCACGTACATGGACTCCACGGGTCGCCTGATCTTCAATGTGAACGACTTCGACGAGGCGTACGTCGCCCCCTTCACCTGGGACCTGAAGCGCTTCGCGGCCTCGGTGGCGCTCATCGGGTACGCGAAGGCGCTGAGCGACGAGCAGATCACCGAGCTGGTGGAGACGTACGCGGCGGCCTACCGCGAGCGGATCCACGCCATAGCGACGGGCGCCAAGCTGGACGAGGTGCCTCCCTTCACCCTGGACACCGCGCAGGGCCCGCTGCTGGACGCGCTGCGTGACGCCCGCTCGCTCACCCGTTTCGGCCTCCTGGACTCGATGACGGAGATCCGCGACTTCGAGCGCCGCTTCGCGCCGGGCGGCGGCTCCATCGAGCTGGACGCGGCGACCCGGTACAAGGTGCTGGCCGCCTTCGACGGCTATCTGGAGACGCTCCCGGAGTCGTCCCTCACCCGCCCGGACTCGTACCGGGTGAAGGACGTCGTGGGCCGCCGGGGCATCGGTATCGGCTCGGCGGGCCTGCCGTCGTACAACATCCTGCTGGAGGGGCAGAGCGACGCCCTGGAGAACGATGTGGTGATCTACATCAAGCAGGCGCAGACCCCGGCAGTCTCCCGGCACATCACCGACCAGCGGATCCGTGAGTACTTCGCGCACGAGGGCCACCGCACGGTGATCTCCCAGCGGGCGCTTCAGGCGCACGCGGACCCGTGGCTGGGCTGGACCGAGCTGGACGGCGCCGGGCAGCTGGTCGCCGAGGTGTCGCCGTACGCGGTGGACCTGGACTGGAGCGACATCGACGACCCGGAGGAGATCGCGGCGGTCGTCGCCGACCTCGGCCGGGCCACGGCCACCATGCACGCGGCGGCGGACGACCTGACCGGGCAGTCCCTGGTGCCGTTCTCCACGGAGCGCGCCATCGACGCGGCGATCGCGGCCGACGAGGAGGGCTTCGCGCCGCTCCTGGTCGACTTCGCGCACGCGTACGGGGCACGCGCGCGTGCGGACCACCAGATCTTCGTGGACCTCTTCCGCAACGGCCGGATCCCCGGCCTGTAG
- a CDS encoding DsbA family protein, producing the protein MSKRNSSAAKSAARERLRLERERQAKRAKIRRQAIVASSIVGVLAIAGGIGYAVVQNNKPTKWEEAADATVVAPANTSGKNGTTVLIGDSKSKNVIHLFEDPRCPACASFEQTVGETVNKGMEDGDYKLSFTLGTFLDGNLTGEGSKNALSALGAALDVSPEAFLDYKTALYSTKYHPSESTDEFAKDSYLIKVANTVDALKNNKKFQNAVEKGTYDAWAMKMSKSFDDAEGVESTPTIKINDKAITNPSSVADWETALKDAGVTK; encoded by the coding sequence ATGAGCAAGCGGAACAGCAGCGCGGCGAAGTCGGCGGCCCGTGAGCGGCTGCGTCTGGAGCGCGAGCGGCAGGCCAAGCGCGCGAAGATCAGGCGGCAGGCGATCGTGGCGTCCTCGATCGTCGGGGTACTGGCGATAGCCGGCGGCATCGGCTACGCCGTCGTGCAGAACAACAAGCCCACCAAGTGGGAGGAGGCCGCCGACGCCACGGTGGTCGCCCCGGCCAACACCTCGGGCAAGAACGGCACCACGGTGCTGATCGGCGACTCCAAGTCCAAAAACGTCATCCACCTGTTCGAGGACCCGCGCTGCCCGGCCTGCGCCAGCTTCGAGCAGACCGTCGGCGAGACGGTCAACAAGGGCATGGAGGACGGCGACTACAAGCTCTCCTTCACGCTCGGCACCTTCCTCGACGGCAATCTCACCGGCGAGGGCTCCAAGAACGCGCTGAGCGCGCTCGGCGCCGCCCTGGACGTCAGCCCCGAGGCCTTCCTCGACTACAAGACCGCGCTGTACTCGACGAAGTACCACCCGTCGGAGTCCACGGACGAGTTCGCCAAGGACAGCTATCTGATCAAGGTGGCGAACACGGTCGACGCGCTGAAGAACAACAAGAAGTTCCAGAACGCCGTCGAGAAGGGCACCTACGACGCCTGGGCGATGAAGATGAGCAAGTCCTTCGACGACGCCGAGGGTGTCGAGTCGACCCCGACCATCAAGATCAACGACAAGGCGATCACCAACCCGTCGTCGGTCGCGGACTGGGAGACGGCGCTCAAGGACGCGGGCGTCACCAAGTAG
- a CDS encoding helix-turn-helix transcriptional regulator produces MPTSLPFAAPSASSPFSSLSSPALVGREAERELLAAAVRAAREGRGSSVFVLGEPGIGKSRLVEEATSTAAHAGARVLRGRAASAGRAVPLRPLAEAVFSGLRGDGAPSDGDLGLYEPLLSRLCGLAPQDGAPLVGYAEAVLRLLHVLGRDDGCVLVLEDLHDADADTLAIVDYLTDNLAGQRAVLLATLRGESGPALDLAEAATSRRTARTVRLARLGPAGTAELAARCLGHATAEEVPAAVLDRLHTVSEGVPFVVEELLRAMVDGGGLVRDGAARWTVTGSLDAGVPATVAAAVLQRVDQLPPAGIALLEAAAVLGRRFPVDIAARAAGLDHATALTQLRHAAHAHLVSGAATPSDPGWHTFRHALTADAITRRLLPPERAALCLAAADAIEGARAAGEEATSPEALPREGTRPQEAGVEEEEGEETGHEDGYDPTRPTPASTADPDTPTTRDARPHVPVGPSDLPYGEPDTHPLALAQPLPQPLPQPRAPRRSLAGDAGDAGDDLYRLAAELCVAGGRPARAAVLLTRAGRQAVARGALLTAVELLDRGLELTADTPDAPTEAVARLLEELLGTLVLTGDVRRVPELGNRLDRVLTVSGAPAGRRAAGFLTRARAAATAQQWEEGLTAVRQARDLLGDTPDPASRAALDAVAAHLVLNSQRPDRLESARALAEGAVATAEEVGLPEVACKALNMLGYCLRPRDLGEAEDAFARLVATAEAHALPVWRIRGLLELGVLDRVRFTGTDRLVAARGAAEETGAVLMTAWADMHLTLAHILRDEHDRATESARRLQSTARRLRLREVELIGVGVDGIIAASLGDREKLDATLRALQRALAGRSAGALWGYADTSVWGWAQGVCSLLREEPDRALAEFTDADGVMKALPSTGGVTGFLGPYLLLRTLRGTTDWAELDGPGTDRLTRTHWDRPFAGWSRAVLLGREGRATEAAKTAEEALTGTAATPLAAHLCLRLGAQAALADGWGRPVEWLRTAEQFFHQRGTTRVAAACRALLREAGAPVPRRRQGHDTIPPELRRAGVTAREYEVLRLLGARLGNQEIAEHLFLSPRTVEKHLASLRERTGRPDRAALITLARRYADEQ; encoded by the coding sequence GTGCCGACGAGCTTGCCGTTCGCGGCGCCCTCGGCATCCTCGCCGTTCTCGTCACTGTCGTCGCCGGCCCTGGTCGGCAGGGAAGCGGAGCGGGAGCTTCTGGCGGCTGCCGTCCGGGCGGCCCGGGAGGGGCGGGGCTCGTCGGTGTTCGTGCTGGGCGAGCCCGGTATCGGCAAGTCCCGGCTCGTCGAGGAGGCCACGTCCACCGCCGCGCACGCCGGAGCACGGGTCCTGCGCGGGCGGGCCGCGTCCGCCGGGCGCGCGGTGCCGTTGCGCCCGCTCGCGGAGGCGGTGTTCTCCGGGTTACGGGGCGACGGCGCACCCTCGGACGGCGACCTCGGCCTCTACGAACCGCTGCTGTCCCGGCTGTGCGGGCTGGCGCCCCAGGACGGCGCGCCCCTCGTCGGATACGCCGAGGCGGTGCTGCGGCTCCTGCACGTGCTCGGCCGGGACGACGGCTGTGTCCTGGTGCTGGAGGACCTGCACGACGCCGACGCCGACACGCTCGCCATCGTCGACTATCTGACGGACAACCTCGCCGGTCAGCGGGCCGTCCTGCTGGCCACCCTGCGCGGTGAGTCCGGCCCGGCGCTCGACCTCGCCGAGGCCGCCACCTCCCGTCGTACGGCCCGTACGGTCCGCCTCGCCCGCCTCGGGCCGGCCGGCACCGCCGAACTGGCCGCGCGGTGTCTGGGCCATGCCACGGCGGAGGAGGTGCCGGCGGCCGTGCTGGACCGGCTGCATACCGTCTCCGAGGGCGTCCCCTTCGTCGTGGAGGAGCTGCTGCGCGCGATGGTCGACGGCGGCGGTCTCGTCCGGGACGGGGCCGCGCGCTGGACGGTGACCGGCTCGCTCGACGCCGGTGTGCCCGCGACCGTCGCCGCCGCCGTCCTGCAACGCGTGGACCAGCTGCCGCCGGCCGGCATCGCCCTGCTGGAGGCGGCGGCGGTCCTCGGCAGACGTTTCCCCGTGGACATCGCCGCCCGCGCCGCGGGCCTGGACCACGCCACCGCCCTCACCCAGCTCCGCCACGCGGCCCACGCCCATCTCGTCTCCGGCGCCGCCACCCCGTCCGACCCCGGCTGGCACACCTTCCGCCACGCCCTGACCGCCGACGCCATCACCCGCAGGCTGCTCCCGCCCGAACGCGCGGCCCTCTGCCTGGCCGCGGCTGACGCGATCGAGGGGGCGAGGGCGGCGGGTGAGGAGGCCACGAGCCCTGAGGCGCTCCCGCGCGAGGGCACGAGACCTCAGGAGGCGGGCGTCGAGGAAGAGGAAGGCGAGGAAACCGGACACGAGGACGGGTACGACCCGACACGCCCGACCCCGGCGAGCACGGCGGACCCCGACACGCCCACCACACGGGACGCCCGTCCCCACGTACCGGTCGGCCCCTCCGACCTCCCGTACGGCGAACCCGACACCCACCCCCTCGCGCTCGCCCAGCCCCTCCCTCAGCCCCTCCCTCAGCCCCGCGCCCCCCGCCGCTCCCTTGCCGGTGACGCCGGTGACGCCGGCGACGACCTGTACCGGCTCGCGGCGGAGCTGTGTGTCGCCGGTGGGCGGCCGGCGCGGGCCGCAGTGCTGCTCACCCGGGCCGGGCGGCAGGCGGTCGCGCGGGGCGCGCTGCTGACCGCCGTGGAACTCCTCGACCGCGGCCTGGAGCTGACCGCCGACACGCCGGACGCGCCCACGGAGGCGGTGGCCCGGCTGCTGGAGGAACTGCTCGGCACACTGGTCCTCACCGGTGACGTGCGGCGCGTACCCGAACTCGGGAACCGGCTGGACCGTGTCCTGACGGTGTCGGGCGCGCCGGCGGGCCGCCGCGCGGCCGGTTTCCTCACCCGTGCGCGGGCCGCGGCGACCGCCCAGCAGTGGGAGGAGGGCCTGACCGCCGTACGGCAGGCCAGGGACCTGCTCGGCGACACGCCCGACCCCGCGTCCCGGGCCGCCCTGGACGCGGTCGCCGCCCATCTGGTGCTCAACTCCCAGCGCCCGGACCGGCTGGAGAGCGCGCGGGCGCTCGCCGAGGGCGCCGTCGCGACCGCGGAGGAGGTGGGGCTGCCGGAGGTGGCGTGCAAGGCGCTGAACATGCTCGGCTACTGCCTACGGCCCCGGGATCTCGGCGAGGCGGAGGACGCGTTCGCCCGGCTGGTCGCCACCGCCGAGGCCCACGCGCTGCCGGTGTGGCGGATCCGCGGCCTGCTGGAACTGGGGGTGCTGGACCGGGTCCGGTTCACCGGCACCGACCGGCTGGTCGCCGCCCGAGGGGCCGCCGAGGAGACCGGCGCGGTGCTGATGACGGCCTGGGCCGACATGCATCTGACGCTCGCCCACATCCTGCGCGACGAACACGACCGGGCCACCGAGTCCGCGCGTCGGCTCCAGTCGACGGCGCGCCGACTGCGGCTGCGCGAGGTGGAGTTGATCGGCGTCGGCGTGGACGGCATCATCGCCGCCTCGCTCGGGGACCGGGAGAAGCTCGACGCCACCCTGCGTGCCCTTCAGCGCGCGCTCGCCGGGCGGAGCGCCGGCGCGCTCTGGGGCTACGCCGACACCTCCGTGTGGGGCTGGGCCCAGGGCGTCTGCTCCCTGCTGCGGGAGGAACCCGACCGCGCGCTGGCCGAGTTCACCGACGCGGACGGCGTCATGAAGGCGCTGCCCAGCACCGGTGGCGTCACCGGCTTCCTCGGCCCGTACCTCCTGCTGCGCACCCTGCGCGGTACGACCGACTGGGCCGAGCTGGACGGCCCCGGCACCGACCGGCTCACCCGGACCCACTGGGACCGCCCCTTCGCCGGCTGGTCCCGGGCCGTCCTGCTGGGCCGGGAGGGCCGGGCCACCGAGGCCGCCAAGACGGCGGAGGAGGCGCTGACCGGGACCGCCGCCACCCCGCTGGCCGCCCATCTCTGTCTGCGTCTGGGCGCCCAGGCCGCACTCGCCGACGGCTGGGGCCGGCCCGTCGAATGGCTGCGCACCGCCGAGCAGTTCTTCCACCAGCGGGGCACGACCCGGGTGGCGGCGGCGTGCCGGGCGCTGCTGCGCGAGGCCGGTGCCCCCGTGCCGCGCCGCCGCCAGGGCCACGACACGATCCCGCCGGAGCTGCGGCGCGCCGGGGTGACCGCCCGGGAGTACGAGGTGCTGCGTCTGCTCGGCGCCCGGCTCGGCAACCAGGAGATCGCCGAGCACCTCTTCCTCTCCCCGCGCACCGTCGAGAAACACCTCGCCAGCCTCCGCGAACGCACCGGCCGCCCCGACCGCGCCGCCCTGATCACCCTGGCCAGGCGATACGCCGACGAGCAGTGA
- a CDS encoding alkaline phosphatase D family protein → MTSRRSPSSPGCPDSPARPTSSGAPSRRTVVKAATAGAVLAPPLAAAIPARAAEAPAFLHGVASGDPLPDGVLLWTRVTPTAAATPGSGLGPDVEIGWTVALDKAFTNIVIKGSTTATAASDHTVKADVRGLAPATNYWFRFSAGGTDSPAARTRTAPAADAAVTGLRFGVVSCANWEGGYFAAYRHLAARGDLDAWLHLGDYIYEYGTGEYGTRGKVVRPHAPTHEILSLADYRVRHARYKTDPDLQALHAAAPVVAIWDDHEIANDAWSGGAENHTEGTEGGWADRQSAAKRAYFEWMPVRPAIAGTTYRRLRFGKLVDLSLLDLRSFRSQQVGIGDGEVDDPDRTLTGRAQLDWLKAGLKSSDTAWRLVGNSVMIAPFALGNLTADLFEPLAELLGLPKEGLALNPDQWDGYTDDRRELLAHLRENAIGNTVFLTGDIHMAWANDVPVNAGTYPLSASAATEFVVTSVTSDNLDDLVKVPEGTVSALASPLIRAANRHVHWVDTDRHGYGVLDITAARAQMDFYVLSDRTKADARSSWARSYRTRTGTQKVERTYDPV, encoded by the coding sequence GTGACCAGTCGCAGATCTCCCTCAAGCCCCGGTTGCCCCGACTCCCCCGCCCGGCCCACGAGTTCGGGCGCCCCGAGCCGCCGTACGGTCGTCAAGGCGGCCACGGCCGGGGCCGTCCTCGCTCCACCGCTGGCCGCCGCGATACCGGCCCGCGCGGCCGAGGCCCCCGCCTTCCTGCACGGTGTCGCCTCCGGTGACCCGCTGCCCGACGGGGTCCTGCTGTGGACCCGGGTGACGCCCACCGCCGCCGCGACACCCGGCTCCGGGCTCGGCCCGGACGTCGAGATCGGCTGGACCGTCGCCCTGGACAAGGCGTTCACGAACATCGTCATCAAGGGGTCGACGACCGCGACCGCCGCCTCCGACCACACCGTCAAGGCGGACGTCCGCGGCCTCGCGCCCGCCACGAACTACTGGTTCCGCTTCTCGGCCGGGGGCACCGACTCGCCCGCCGCCCGCACCCGCACCGCGCCGGCCGCCGACGCCGCCGTCACCGGCCTGCGCTTCGGCGTGGTGTCCTGCGCCAACTGGGAGGGCGGCTACTTCGCCGCCTACCGCCATCTCGCCGCGCGCGGCGACCTGGACGCGTGGCTGCACCTCGGCGACTACATCTACGAGTACGGCACCGGTGAGTACGGCACCCGCGGCAAGGTCGTACGGCCGCACGCGCCGACCCACGAGATCCTCTCGCTCGCCGACTACCGCGTCCGGCATGCCCGTTACAAGACCGACCCGGATCTGCAGGCCCTGCACGCCGCCGCGCCGGTCGTCGCCATCTGGGACGACCACGAGATCGCCAACGACGCCTGGTCGGGCGGCGCCGAGAACCACACCGAGGGCACGGAGGGCGGCTGGGCGGACCGTCAGTCGGCGGCCAAGCGGGCGTACTTCGAGTGGATGCCGGTGCGCCCGGCGATCGCGGGCACCACCTACCGCCGACTGCGCTTCGGCAAGCTCGTCGACCTCTCCCTCCTCGACCTGCGGTCCTTCCGCTCGCAGCAGGTGGGGATCGGCGACGGCGAGGTCGACGACCCGGACCGTACGCTGACCGGCCGGGCCCAGCTGGACTGGCTGAAGGCCGGGCTGAAGTCCTCCGACACGGCCTGGCGGCTGGTCGGCAACTCGGTGATGATCGCCCCGTTCGCCCTCGGCAACCTCACGGCCGACCTCTTCGAGCCGCTCGCGGAGCTGCTGGGCCTGCCGAAGGAGGGCCTCGCCCTCAACCCCGACCAGTGGGACGGCTACACCGACGACCGCCGCGAACTCCTCGCGCATCTGCGGGAGAACGCGATCGGCAACACGGTCTTCCTCACCGGCGACATCCACATGGCATGGGCCAACGACGTGCCGGTGAACGCCGGTACGTACCCGCTGTCGGCCTCCGCCGCGACCGAGTTCGTGGTCACGTCGGTCACCTCCGACAACCTCGACGACCTGGTGAAGGTCCCCGAGGGCACGGTCTCCGCGCTGGCCTCCCCGCTGATCCGCGCCGCCAACCGGCATGTCCACTGGGTCGACACCGACCGGCACGGCTACGGCGTCCTGGACATCACCGCCGCGCGGGCGCAGATGGACTTCTACGTCCTGTCCGACCGCACGAAGGCCGACGCGAGGTCCTCCTGGGCGCGCTCGTACCGGACGCGGACCGGGACGCAGAAGGTGGAGCGGACGTACGACCCCGTGTAG
- a CDS encoding mechanosensitive ion channel family protein has translation MENLLRPLIVIGGSVVLTLLIGWTTDLLLRKADQRHPETPLWGLPRRGRIPYQLVLCAAFLRASYDQAQLLEQHRTAVGRTLTLVLIGATAWLVIRIAAAIVETTYSRYARAHRDPARVRRVRTQVTLITRVVAAIVGVVAVASMLLTFPAMRAAGTSLLASAGLLGIVAGIAAQSTLSNLFAGLQIAFGDMVRLGDVVVVEGEWGTVDEITLTFLTVRTWDERRITMPVSYFTSKPFENWSRGGAQMTGTVFLHVDHAAPLPAMRERLRDILRSCPAWDGRHFDLTVTDATPSTMEVRALVTAKDPDDLWTVRVTVREQLIHWLTETHPYALPRVNTADAVLPPSHPDALRDGTAPRASRARVHEPPRSTGRG, from the coding sequence ATGGAGAATCTACTCCGCCCATTGATCGTCATCGGCGGCTCGGTCGTCCTCACGCTGCTCATCGGCTGGACGACCGACCTGCTGCTGCGCAAAGCGGACCAGCGGCACCCGGAGACACCTCTGTGGGGCCTGCCGCGCCGCGGTCGCATCCCCTATCAACTGGTCCTGTGCGCGGCCTTCCTCAGAGCGTCGTACGACCAGGCGCAGCTGCTGGAGCAGCACCGGACCGCCGTCGGACGCACCCTGACGCTGGTGCTGATCGGGGCGACGGCCTGGCTGGTGATCCGGATCGCCGCGGCGATCGTGGAGACGACGTACAGCCGTTACGCCCGCGCCCACCGCGATCCGGCCCGGGTCCGCCGGGTGCGGACCCAGGTGACGCTGATCACGCGGGTGGTCGCGGCGATCGTCGGTGTGGTGGCCGTGGCCTCGATGCTGCTGACCTTCCCGGCGATGCGCGCGGCCGGCACCTCGCTGCTGGCCTCGGCCGGGCTGCTGGGCATCGTCGCCGGTATCGCCGCGCAGTCCACGCTGAGCAACCTCTTCGCCGGTCTGCAGATCGCCTTCGGCGACATGGTCCGCCTCGGGGACGTGGTCGTGGTGGAGGGCGAGTGGGGCACGGTCGACGAGATCACCCTCACCTTCCTGACGGTCCGCACCTGGGACGAGCGCCGCATCACGATGCCGGTGTCGTACTTCACCTCGAAGCCCTTCGAGAACTGGTCCCGGGGCGGCGCCCAGATGACCGGCACGGTCTTCCTGCACGTCGACCACGCCGCGCCGCTGCCCGCGATGCGCGAGCGACTGCGCGACATCCTCCGTTCCTGCCCCGCCTGGGACGGCCGCCACTTCGACCTGACCGTCACCGACGCGACCCCCTCCACCATGGAGGTCCGCGCGCTCGTCACCGCCAAGGACCCGGACGACCTGTGGACCGTCCGCGTCACCGTCCGCGAACAGCTCATCCACTGGCTCACCGAGACCCACCCCTACGCCCTCCCCCGCGTCAACACCGCCGACGCGGTCCTCCCCCCGTCCCACCCCGACGCCCTCCGCGACGGCACGGCCCCCCGCGCCAGCCGGGCCCGCGTCCACGAGCCGCCGAGGTCGACCGGCCGGGGGTGA
- a CDS encoding SDR family NAD(P)-dependent oxidoreductase yields the protein MARNVVVSGGGTGIGRAVAEVFAGGGDRVLLLGRRAEVLKSAGVRGALTYAADLADPESVRGVAEFVAAEFGTVDVLIHSAGGNGGLEPGAEGSDPLDAVAHDWGLNFRLNTLTAVLLTEALRERLASPGGRVLFLSSIAAYRGSGSGAYAASKAALHPYAFDLAREFGPRGITVNVVAPGYVEDTEFFGGPVAQARRARLVAETSTGRAGTPADVADTLHWLASPGAGHVTAQIVQVNGGAERGH from the coding sequence ATGGCTCGCAATGTGGTGGTCAGTGGTGGTGGGACGGGGATCGGGCGCGCGGTCGCGGAGGTGTTCGCGGGGGGTGGGGATCGGGTGCTGCTCCTCGGGCGGCGCGCCGAGGTGCTGAAGAGCGCGGGGGTGCGCGGGGCGCTGACGTACGCGGCCGATCTTGCCGATCCGGAGAGCGTACGGGGGGTCGCCGAGTTCGTGGCGGCGGAGTTCGGGACCGTGGACGTGCTGATCCACAGCGCCGGCGGGAACGGCGGGCTGGAGCCCGGGGCGGAGGGGAGTGATCCGCTCGATGCCGTGGCGCACGACTGGGGGCTCAACTTCCGGCTGAACACACTGACCGCCGTGCTGCTCACCGAGGCGCTGCGGGAGCGGCTGGCCTCGCCGGGCGGACGGGTGCTCTTCCTGTCGTCGATCGCCGCGTACCGGGGGTCCGGGAGCGGGGCGTACGCCGCGTCCAAGGCGGCGCTGCACCCGTACGCGTTCGATCTCGCGCGGGAGTTCGGGCCGCGCGGGATCACGGTGAACGTCGTGGCGCCCGGCTATGTGGAGGACACCGAGTTCTTCGGCGGTCCGGTGGCGCAGGCGCGGCGGGCCCGGCTCGTCGCGGAGACCTCGACGGGCCGGGCCGGTACGCCCGCGGACGTCGCCGACACTCTGCACTGGCTCGCGTCACCCGGTGCCGGACATGTCACCGCGCAGATCGTCCAGGTCAACGGGGGCGCCGAGCGCGGGCACTGA
- a CDS encoding Na+/H+ antiporter has protein sequence MDQLALFFVLLVGAVVSVPVGERLKLPAPVLMTLLGIALAIPGFVPNVEIPPDLILPLLLPPLLYAAVRRTSWRQFTANLRPILLLAVALVFVTTAAVAAMAQAIVPGLPIAAAVALGALVAPPDPVAATAVAGQLGLPRRLVSILEGEGLFNDVTAIVLYHVAIAAAVSGTFSWPEAALQLVLSAVVAVAVGVALGWAANKLMDFLEDATLQIGLTLLVPYASYVMAEELHGSGVLAVLTTALFLAEYALGADDVLTRLAGHTVWDVVDTLVTGVAFGLIGLELHNAIRTASGRWPEMLGWAAAVVVVVVLVRLVWLLPAAWLARRWHAKRDYDEEIPMSWRETVVMWWSGMRGVASVALALAIPLETDSGAPFPDRDEIVFIAFGVIMATLVLQGLTLPRLVRWLGVRADEGAEKDFEKALAVRAAKAAKRRLKEIEEVEELPEEMSERLLRRAFEIGVRISPEVGEDERREGHEQRVRRLRKLRRIQGEMLSAARHEVLAARSEPGANPEVVDRVLRHLDVRSLR, from the coding sequence ATGGATCAGTTGGCCCTGTTCTTCGTCCTGCTGGTCGGGGCCGTGGTCAGTGTCCCGGTGGGGGAGCGGCTGAAGCTGCCGGCGCCGGTGCTGATGACGCTGCTCGGCATCGCGCTCGCCATCCCGGGATTCGTGCCCAATGTGGAGATCCCGCCGGACCTCATCCTGCCGCTGCTGTTGCCGCCGCTGCTGTACGCGGCGGTGCGGCGGACCTCCTGGCGGCAGTTCACCGCGAATCTGCGGCCGATCCTTCTGCTGGCCGTGGCGCTGGTGTTCGTGACCACCGCCGCGGTGGCCGCCATGGCGCAGGCGATCGTGCCCGGACTGCCGATCGCGGCGGCCGTGGCGCTCGGCGCGCTCGTCGCGCCGCCGGACCCGGTGGCGGCGACCGCCGTGGCCGGGCAGCTCGGGCTGCCCCGCCGGCTGGTGTCGATCCTGGAGGGCGAGGGCCTCTTCAACGACGTCACCGCCATCGTGCTCTACCACGTGGCCATCGCCGCCGCCGTCAGCGGAACCTTCTCCTGGCCCGAGGCCGCGCTCCAGCTCGTGCTGTCGGCCGTCGTCGCCGTCGCCGTGGGGGTCGCGCTCGGCTGGGCGGCCAACAAGCTGATGGACTTCCTGGAGGACGCGACGCTGCAGATCGGGCTGACCCTGCTCGTGCCGTACGCGTCGTACGTGATGGCCGAGGAACTCCACGGGTCCGGGGTGCTCGCGGTGCTCACCACCGCGTTGTTCCTCGCCGAGTACGCGCTCGGCGCGGACGACGTCCTGACCCGGCTCGCCGGGCACACCGTCTGGGACGTCGTGGACACGCTGGTCACCGGTGTCGCCTTCGGGCTGATCGGGCTGGAGCTGCACAACGCGATCCGTACGGCGTCCGGGCGGTGGCCCGAGATGCTCGGCTGGGCGGCGGCCGTCGTGGTCGTCGTGGTGCTCGTACGGCTGGTGTGGCTGCTGCCTGCGGCGTGGCTCGCGCGGCGGTGGCACGCCAAGCGGGACTACGACGAGGAGATCCCGATGTCGTGGCGCGAGACCGTGGTGATGTGGTGGTCGGGGATGCGCGGGGTGGCCTCCGTGGCGCTGGCGCTGGCGATTCCGCTGGAGACGGACAGCGGGGCGCCGTTCCCGGACCGGGACGAGATCGTGTTCATCGCGTTCGGGGTGATCATGGCGACGCTGGTGCTGCAGGGGCTGACGCTGCCGCGGCTGGTGCGGTGGTTGGGGGTGCGGGCGGACGAGGGGGCCGAGAAGGACTTCGAGAAGGCGTTGGCCGTACGGGCGGCGAAGGCGGCGAAGCGGCGGCTCAAGGAGATCGAGGAGGTGGAGGAGCTGCCGGAGGAGATGTCCGAGCGGCTGTTGCGGCGGGCCTTCGAGATCGGGGTGCGGATCAGTCCGGAGGTGGGGGAGGACGAGCGGCGGGAGGGGCACGAGCAGCGGGTGCGTCGCCTGCGGAAGCTGCGGCGGATCCAGGGGGAGATGCTGAGCGCGGCTCGGCACGAGGTGCTGGCCGCGCGGAGTGAGCCGGGGGCGAATCCTGAGGTGGTGGATCGGGTGCTTCGGCATTTGGACGTGCGTAGCTTGCGGTGA